In Kiritimatiellia bacterium, the genomic window GGCTTTTACAAAGAGGGACAAACCTATTCGGACCCCCGGGCCAAGTCAATGATGGACCTCGGGTTCCCCCGGCCGCCTTGTTTTTCGCCATGAGCAGACTTCGCTTCCAGATTCGCCTCGGCCTCGGTTTGCTGATCAGCGCCGTCTTTCTCTGGCTGGCCCTTCGCAACGTGGAATGGGCCGAAGTGCTTCAGGCCTTGCGCCTGGCCAGCCCGCTCGGCTTGCTGGCCGGCCTGCCGGTCCTGGTGGGCGCCTGGGTGGCCGCCGCGGTGAGGTGGCGCGTGCTCCTGGACCCGGCGCCGGGATTGCGCGTGCGGGATACCTTCGCCTACATCTGCATCGGCTTCCTGGCCAACACGGTGCTGCCCTTCCGGCTTGGGGAGCTGGCGCGTGCCACGTTTATTGGACGGCAGAAGGGCCTCGGCGTCGGCCGCGCGATGGGCAGCATTGCCGTGGAGCGGGTGTTCGACCTGCTGGCCGCCATTGTCCTGGCCCTGACGCTGACGCGGCTGGTCGAGATCCCGGAGACCACGAAGACGGCCTTGACCGTCATGATCGGCCTGGCCTTCGTCGCTTTCGGAGGCCTGTTGATCCTGTCGTTCAACCAGGACCGGCTCCATCGCCTCACCGATTTCTTCGCGCGCTGGCTGCCGCGCCCGCTGGTCGAGCGGGTCGTCGGCCTGGCCCTGGGCTTCGCCAGCGGGGCCGGGGTGGTCCGGCGGCCCGCCGGATTGGCCGCCGTGGCCGGCCTCTCGGCGGCTCTCTGGACTTGCGGCGGGTTGGCGACGTTGATCTGGATCAGGGCCTTCCATCTTGATGCGCCCTGGGTGGCGGGCCTCCTCGTGCTCGTGTCCGTCAACCTGGGATCGGCCATCCCGTCCTCGCCGGGCTATGTCGGCGTGTACCACGGGGCGGCGGTCTGGGCGCTGACGCACTGGGTGGCGAAGGAACCGGCCCTGGCCTATGCCCTCGTGACTCATGCGCTGAACATGCTGGCCAACGTGGTGGCGGGCTCCTTTTTCCTCGCTCAAAAAGGCCTTAGTCTGAAGGGATTGCAGGACGGAGGGCTGAATGAGGGCGGAGGGATGAAACCTGAAACCTGAAGGGGCGGGATACAAGATATGGGATGCGAGATGCGGGATTCGGAGTTCGCTGCCAGTCTCTGGTTTGTAGTCTACGGTCTGTGGTCTGCGGCCTTCAGCAATAAACCAATCCTCCAATGAACCAATCAACAACTCATCCCCAATACCGCCGGGGCGCGTCCGTGGTCCTGGCCGTCCTGGCGCTCATGTTCGTATCCCGCTACCTGCCGTCGCCCCGAGCGGTGTTCGTGGCGGACGATTGGTTCAATTACGCCCGCAGTTCCTTTTACGCGACGCACGGGGATGCCGTGCGGACCGCGTTGACGGATCCCAACCGGCCGTTGAGCATGGCCGCCGTGGAAATCGTGTACCGCGTCTTCGGTGACCGCTCCGGCCTCTGGACGGCGCTCTCGCTGGTCTCGCATTCCCTGATGATCCTGTGCGTCATGCTCATGGGGTGGGAGCTGACCCGGAGCTGGCGGACGGCGGCGATCCAGGGCGTCCTGTTGGTCCTGTTGCCCAACCTGACGGAGACCTGGCACTGGTCCACGCAGATCCTCAACCAGGTGACGTGCGCGATGCTGCCTTATGCCTTGAGCGGCTGGATGGGGGTGGCCTACGTCCGGCGTGGCGGCGCGTGGCGGGCCGCCCTGTCCGCGGTAGCCTATGCCGTCGGCCTGTTCTCCTACGAGCAGGGCATTCTGCTGCCCGCGGCCGGCCTGACCCTCCTGTCCGATCGCCGGGAGCTTCGCCGCGTCCTGACCGGCTTGGCGCCGATGGGCGTCATCGCCGTGCTCTATGCGGCCTGGCGCGTAACCAACTCCTTCGGCCTGAACACGTTCTGGGGCTACCCGCCGCAGATGACGGCCTCCGCCTCCTGGACGTTGCCCCTGTGGAACCTTCGCCAGATCATGCACTGGTGGATGGGCGACAACCTGTTCGGGGCCTGGCTGGACGGGCTGCGCGGATTCGCGATGCTGGCGCCCTGGACGCGGCGGCTGCTGGTCATGCTGGGCGTGGCGATGCTGGCGGCGGCGGGGGCGTTGCTCAAGCGGCGGGCGGGGGAGGAGGAAGCGACGGATCGTGCCGGCGTGCCGCCGGTTCGGGCCGCGGCGTTTGGTCTGCTCTGGGCGGCCGCTGCGTACACCGTCTGCCTGATCGCCTACGTGGATTCGCGGCTGAACATCCTGCCGGCCTTCGGCCTGACCCTGGCGCTGGCGGTGGGCCTGAATCGCTGGCCGATCCGCCAGTGGGGGCCGGTATTGTTCCTTCCCGCGCTGCTCGCCATGGCGGCGAACCAGGGAACCACGGAGAGCTTCCGCCAGGTCGGCGTCTTTGACCGACGGATTTACCAGCATCTCCAACAAACCCAGCCCGAGTGGAAAGACCAGGCCGCCGTGCTGGTGGACACGCGGGCGCTTCGCCAGCGCCTGACCCGTGGCTTGCTGGCTCCGATCGGCGCCGAAGTGCATACGTGGGCCCTTTATCAGAACGCCCTGCTGCTGCGCAGCATGGTGCCGCGCGGCATGGTCTGGAGGCTCGTGGGCGAGTGGAACCCGCCGCTCCTGGTGGTTCACGATGTCGAAAACGGCGCCCGGATCGAGGGAGACCGCCTGGTCTGGCACGACCGCGGCGCGCCCGATGTCGTCCACGACGCGCCCCTGGACCGGGTCTACGTGCTGGACGTGTGGGCGGCGGCCGTCGGGTCCAAGTGAGAGCGCGGACCCGGCGCGTGTCCCGTCGGCTTTGGTGTTGTCCCCTGGCCCCGCCTGCGGCCGGAGGTGCCATGAAGCCATGGAAGACAGCGCGTACAGGAAATAAGATGGCCTTGGGGATTGAACACGCGGTGGTGTTTCGACCGCCCCATGCCCGGGGCTGGATTCCCTTCCCTCTAAAACAACTCTCCGCATCCCGAGACTAAAGACCACAGACCGTAGACCACAGACCATGGACCGGCAGTGAACGCGTTCGGGATCGATCCCGCATCCTGAACCCCGAACCCTCTTCCCCGATGCGCATCCTCTTGATCAACCGCATGCTGTCCCTCGTCCGCGGGGGCGGGGAGACGTTCGATCTCGAAATCGGGCGGCACCTCGCCGCCATGGACTGCCGGGTGGACTACTTGGCCGGGCTTCCCCTGCTCGGGGGCGTCCGCACCGGCCTTGCCGCCGAAAACCTCGCGCCGCGCCGACTGCATCACGTCCGCACGCCCTGGCTGGGCTGGTTCCCCTGGGACAGGGTCCGCGCCGGCTGGCGGGTGCGCATGGCGGATATCCGCCTGTTCGAACGCGCGGCCCTGCGCTGGCTGCTCCGCGAGGGCGCCGCGTACGACGTCATCCAGCTCTGCGAACTGCCGGGCCTCGTCCGGGACGCCAAGGAGCGGGGCTTCCCGAAGCCGATGGTGCTGCGCCTGACCGCCCCGGATTACTACGATCCCTTCGACGGCATCCGGTACGCCGATGCCGTGGTGGCCAGCGGCACGACGCTTGCGAAGCTGGCCTTGGGGCCCCGCCCCGACGCCGTGGATGTGCCCAACGCGGTGGACACGGAGTTCTTTGCCCCGCGGCCGTCGGGCTTCCGGCGGCAGCACGGCTTGTCCGACGACGACCTGGTCATTCTCCTCGTCGCCCGTTACCAGGCCGTCAAGGATCACGCCATGCTGATCCGCGCCTTCGGCCGTGTCCTGGCGCAGGAGCCCCGCGCCTTCCTGGTGCTGGCCGGCAGCGGCCCGCTGGAGCAGGCGACCCGTCGCCAGTGCCGGCAGGAGGGGGCCCAGGATCGGACGCTGTTCCTGGGCGAGGTGCGGCATAACGACCTGCCCGCGGTCTACGCCGCCGCCGACATCAAGGTGATTTCCAGCGTGTACGAGTCCTACTGCTTCGCCGCCCTGGAGGCCATGGCCGCGGGCCTGCCCCTGGTCGTGACGGACACGGAATGGGTGCCGGGGCTGATCGGGGATGCGGGATCCGGCTTCGCCGGGCTTCGCCGGGACACGTGCGGAATGCCGGATACGGGATACACGATGCGGGATGCGCGATCGGAAGACGAGTTAGGGGACTTCGTGCCGGGCTCCCCGTATCCCGAACCTCGCATCCCGAACCTCGCATCCCGTATCGCTCCCGGCGGCCTCGTCGTGCCGATCGGCGACGCCGACGCGATGGCCGCGGCCCTGCTGGCGCTCGCGCGGGATCCCGCGCTCCGCCGGGAGCTGGGGGCGTGGAATCGCCGCGCCGTCCTGGCCGCCGCCGGCTGGGAAAACAGCGCCCGGAAACTGCGGGCCGTGTACGAGCGCGTGGCGAAAAACGATGACAGGGTCTGACGGAATGTGATTACATGCCCGCGCGCGAGCCGGCCACCGCCTTACGGCGGCGGCTACGTGGCGGGTGTAAGGATGTATGACCGACCTAAACGACAGCTTTCATCTGTACCGTTTCGATTATCTCGGGCAGCGCTTCGGCCGCCGCCTGGTGGCGCGGCTGCTGGAGGAGGAGCTGGGGCCGCCGCGCGCCGCGCGGCGGGTGCTGGATGTCGGCAGCGGCACCGGAGCCTGGCGCCCGGTCCTGGAAGGCCATGCCCGGGACTACGTGGGCCTGGACTTGAAGCCCGGCCCGGCGGTGCAGGTCGTGGCCTCGGCGGAGGCGATGCCTTTCGCGGATGACCAGTTCGATCTCGTGTTCTCCAACGCGATGCTGGAGCACGTCCGGGACTACCGCGCGGCCGTCGCGGAGATGTTCCGCGTGGTCAAGCCGGAAGGGCTGGTGCTGCTCGGCACGCACGGCGTGTGGGAATTGCACGGCGAGCCGCACGACTATTGGCGCTGGACGCCGCACGGCCTGCGCGAAACCTTCCGCGCCTTCGCCGAGACGCGCGTGGTGCAGCTCGGCGGGCCGTGGATGAACTACTTCCTGCTGCGCAACCTGTACCTGCGCCGCTGGCAGGAGCGGCATCCCCGGCTGCGGGCGCTGGTTTCGCCGTTCATGGTTTGGAATAACCTGCTCGGCCGGTCGGACGCGGAGCGACGCGAGCCGCCGGCGGCCCTGGCGGTGTTCTACTATGTCCTCGCCAAAAAAAATCGGACCGGTCCGGCGGGCGCGGCGCCGGGCCCGGCGGCCGGATGACATGCAGAAAAAAACGAAAAGAGCCGGGTGGTTGGGGGCAGGAGTGTGGTTGCTCTGGATGGCCGCCGGCTCGTTCGGCCAGTTGTCATACACCATCGCCGACAACAAAGTCACCATTACCGAGTGCGCCACCAATGCGGAGGGATTCCTCGAGATCCCGGCGACGATCGAGGGGTATCCTGTGACCGCCATCGGGTGGTATTCGTTCTTTGACTGCCGGAGACTGACCGGTGTCTCGATCCCGGACACCGTCACCAACCTGGAGGAGGGGGCGTTCTGGGACTGCCGCAACCTGGCCCGCGCCGACATCCCCAGCAACGTGACCACCATGGGGAATTTTGTGTTCCATTTCTGCTATAAACTGACCAACGCCGTCGTGCCCGACGGCGTGACTCGGCTTCCCGCGGGCGTGTTTGCGAGCTGCATCAACCTGACGCGCGTGAAGCTCTCGACGAACGTGACCTGGCTCGGCGAGGGCGTGTTCGCCAACTGCGCCCGGTTGCCCAGCGTGGTCATTCCCGCTAGCGTCAGCTCTTTC contains:
- a CDS encoding leucine-rich repeat domain-containing protein, with product MWLLWMAAGSFGQLSYTIADNKVTITECATNAEGFLEIPATIEGYPVTAIGWYSFFDCRRLTGVSIPDTVTNLEEGAFWDCRNLARADIPSNVTTMGNFVFHFCYKLTNAVVPDGVTRLPAGVFASCINLTRVKLSTNVTWLGEGVFANCARLPSVVIPASVSSFGHEVFVDCARLTNVLFRGDAPTEYGDLFSDGLFSNSTPNIYYPAGAGGWGDTYSGRPAAAWEIAAMPEPSNGLAFTAAAFEGETYVVEALTDPASGPWTPIRTNVFSAGAVQVFNDEEWTNHPARFYRVVMP
- a CDS encoding glycosyltransferase family 4 protein, coding for MRILLINRMLSLVRGGGETFDLEIGRHLAAMDCRVDYLAGLPLLGGVRTGLAAENLAPRRLHHVRTPWLGWFPWDRVRAGWRVRMADIRLFERAALRWLLREGAAYDVIQLCELPGLVRDAKERGFPKPMVLRLTAPDYYDPFDGIRYADAVVASGTTLAKLALGPRPDAVDVPNAVDTEFFAPRPSGFRRQHGLSDDDLVILLVARYQAVKDHAMLIRAFGRVLAQEPRAFLVLAGSGPLEQATRRQCRQEGAQDRTLFLGEVRHNDLPAVYAAADIKVISSVYESYCFAALEAMAAGLPLVVTDTEWVPGLIGDAGSGFAGLRRDTCGMPDTGYTMRDARSEDELGDFVPGSPYPEPRIPNLASRIAPGGLVVPIGDADAMAAALLALARDPALRRELGAWNRRAVLAAAGWENSARKLRAVYERVAKNDDRV
- a CDS encoding flippase-like domain-containing protein, with the protein product MSRLRFQIRLGLGLLISAVFLWLALRNVEWAEVLQALRLASPLGLLAGLPVLVGAWVAAAVRWRVLLDPAPGLRVRDTFAYICIGFLANTVLPFRLGELARATFIGRQKGLGVGRAMGSIAVERVFDLLAAIVLALTLTRLVEIPETTKTALTVMIGLAFVAFGGLLILSFNQDRLHRLTDFFARWLPRPLVERVVGLALGFASGAGVVRRPAGLAAVAGLSAALWTCGGLATLIWIRAFHLDAPWVAGLLVLVSVNLGSAIPSSPGYVGVYHGAAVWALTHWVAKEPALAYALVTHALNMLANVVAGSFFLAQKGLSLKGLQDGGLNEGGGMKPET
- a CDS encoding class I SAM-dependent methyltransferase translates to MTDLNDSFHLYRFDYLGQRFGRRLVARLLEEELGPPRAARRVLDVGSGTGAWRPVLEGHARDYVGLDLKPGPAVQVVASAEAMPFADDQFDLVFSNAMLEHVRDYRAAVAEMFRVVKPEGLVLLGTHGVWELHGEPHDYWRWTPHGLRETFRAFAETRVVQLGGPWMNYFLLRNLYLRRWQERHPRLRALVSPFMVWNNLLGRSDAERREPPAALAVFYYVLAKKNRTGPAGAAPGPAAG